From the Bacillus tuaregi genome, one window contains:
- a CDS encoding thiamine pyrophosphate-binding protein, whose product MNGAQAVIETLKREGVKYIFGLPGTTIMHLLDALYDEQEIRYISVRHEQIAAFMADGYARATGEIGVCMASRGPGAANLTIGVHNAHAESVPILALLGQVSDSVYYKDAFEEMDLVKFFEPITKWSMEIHQTERIPELLQRGVKTALSGRPRPVAVSLPLDVQIKEVEEFTYRPIYRTDSRVVDLQGIPAAVDLLKEAKNPVILAGGGIAISNATDVLVQLAEQQSVPVLTTWRKPNVFPNDHELYFGNVGPGCPPVCWEMLEQADLVLAVGVHFSEFSTKRWTAISEDAKLIHIDVDEEELGKIYVPDVGLLGDARETIRNIIEQMGPVNERLQNRELYQALRPKYSNETTLPKILNHTPVESSAVMSVINEIVEEKNPIIVEDAATFGPWLTRFGKFQPGGFYAAAGGSMGWGFPAAMGIQLANPDKVVINVTGDGAFWMVAQDLETAVRENIPVINLVLNNFCYGNTRDRQKTGHNERYVGIHYNNIDFAAYAKLLGAYGERVESSEQLYGAIHRAIESGKPAIIDVIQDPFEGLPPGAVPAISK is encoded by the coding sequence ATGAATGGTGCTCAAGCAGTTATTGAGACATTAAAGCGTGAAGGCGTAAAATATATCTTTGGTTTGCCCGGCACCACCATAATGCATCTACTCGATGCATTATATGACGAACAGGAGATACGCTACATTTCCGTAAGGCATGAACAGATTGCAGCCTTTATGGCTGATGGTTATGCAAGAGCAACAGGTGAGATTGGAGTGTGCATGGCATCACGGGGGCCTGGTGCAGCTAATTTAACGATTGGGGTACATAATGCCCATGCGGAATCGGTACCTATCTTGGCTTTACTAGGACAAGTTTCTGATAGTGTGTATTACAAGGACGCTTTTGAAGAAATGGATTTGGTGAAGTTTTTTGAACCGATTACGAAATGGTCCATGGAGATTCACCAAACAGAAAGAATTCCAGAATTATTACAAAGAGGAGTGAAAACCGCTCTTTCTGGAAGACCAAGACCTGTTGCTGTCTCTTTACCGCTAGATGTTCAGATAAAAGAGGTGGAAGAATTTACGTATCGTCCTATTTATCGCACCGATTCAAGGGTGGTTGATCTTCAGGGAATTCCAGCTGCTGTTGATTTGCTCAAAGAAGCAAAAAATCCAGTCATATTAGCAGGCGGGGGAATTGCGATTTCAAACGCAACAGATGTCCTGGTACAATTAGCAGAGCAACAATCTGTCCCTGTCCTAACTACCTGGAGAAAGCCAAATGTGTTTCCAAATGATCATGAGCTTTATTTCGGAAATGTTGGACCGGGTTGTCCTCCAGTCTGCTGGGAAATGCTTGAACAGGCAGATTTGGTACTTGCGGTAGGTGTTCATTTTTCGGAATTTTCAACAAAAAGGTGGACAGCCATCTCTGAGGATGCGAAATTGATTCATATTGACGTGGACGAGGAGGAATTAGGGAAGATTTATGTTCCTGATGTAGGTCTTTTAGGGGATGCGCGTGAAACAATCCGAAATATCATTGAGCAAATGGGTCCAGTGAATGAAAGGCTTCAAAATCGGGAATTGTATCAAGCTCTACGTCCAAAATACTCGAACGAAACGACTTTACCAAAGATATTGAACCATACACCAGTGGAATCATCAGCTGTTATGTCTGTCATTAATGAGATTGTGGAGGAAAAGAATCCTATTATTGTCGAAGATGCGGCAACATTTGGACCGTGGTTGACTCGCTTCGGAAAATTTCAGCCTGGTGGATTCTATGCAGCTGCAGGCGGTTCGATGGGATGGGGATTCCCGGCAGCAATGGGGATTCAATTGGCAAACCCGGACAAAGTCGTGATCAATGTAACAGGTGATGGCGCATTCTGGATGGTTGCTCAGGATCTAGAGACAGCAGTACGGGAAAATATTCCGGTCATCAATCTTGTATTAAATAACTTTTGCTACGGAAACACTCGTGATCGTCAAAAGACCGGTCATAATGAAAGATATGTCGGCATTCACTATAACAATATCGATTTTGCTGCCTATGCTAAGTTACTAGGGGCATATGGTGAAAGAGTCGAGTCGTCTGAACAGCTTTATGGGGCGATACATAGAGCGATTGAATCAGGTAAGCCTGCTATCATTGACGTTATTCAAGATCCATTTGAAGGCCTCCCGCCGGGTGCGGTTCCGGCCATATCTAAATAA
- a CDS encoding LysR family transcriptional regulator, producing the protein MDTPVNLHQIQLFNYVVEYGSYTQAAQSLHMTQPALSMQIKSLENKFGAKLFVRKGNNIELTEVGTLVHQYASQLLSLDKQLRSTLKELISGEAGEISIGSNRPIGRFLLPQYILNFMKQYPKLELTTHYDNTKQICQYVLEEKINAGFVMFSNEQAPPPGLVTYLIQKDHWVLVCAAGSEWAAWNGSIQEILKKAPLIGSLPKTAHGEIIEIELQKLGLNLSECNISLRLDEIESIKMAVISQLGIGFLPRMTIERELKNGELTEVPITNTYKAEINNYMIMKEDVYLPPTINTFKNFILENAAENLQLTKKVNLT; encoded by the coding sequence ATGGATACACCTGTAAATCTTCATCAGATACAGCTTTTCAATTATGTGGTCGAATATGGCAGTTATACTCAGGCAGCACAAAGTCTGCATATGACACAGCCTGCTCTAAGCATGCAAATAAAATCGCTAGAAAATAAATTTGGTGCTAAGCTATTTGTCCGAAAAGGAAATAATATTGAACTAACAGAAGTCGGGACTCTAGTTCATCAATATGCTTCACAATTACTCAGCTTAGATAAACAATTGCGTTCAACACTGAAAGAGTTAATTTCAGGTGAAGCTGGTGAAATCTCCATCGGAAGCAACCGTCCCATTGGTCGCTTTTTGTTACCTCAATATATCCTTAACTTCATGAAACAATATCCAAAGTTAGAATTAACGACTCACTATGATAATACCAAACAAATCTGTCAGTACGTATTAGAAGAGAAAATCAATGCTGGTTTCGTCATGTTCTCCAACGAACAAGCTCCCCCTCCGGGACTCGTAACCTATTTAATCCAAAAAGATCACTGGGTGCTTGTATGTGCCGCTGGCTCTGAATGGGCAGCCTGGAATGGATCAATTCAAGAAATTTTGAAAAAAGCGCCGCTAATTGGTTCACTGCCTAAAACAGCTCATGGTGAAATTATTGAAATTGAACTGCAAAAACTTGGATTAAACCTCAGCGAGTGTAATATATCTTTACGGTTGGATGAAATCGAATCCATTAAAATGGCTGTTATCTCACAGCTGGGAATTGGTTTTCTTCCACGTATGACCATTGAACGAGAGCTAAAGAACGGAGAATTAACGGAAGTTCCCATTACGAATACGTACAAAGCTGAAATCAATAATTATATGATTATGAAAGAAGATGTATATTTGCCGCCTACCATCAACACCTTTAAGAACTTTATTTTAGAAAATGCAGCTGAAAATCTACAGTTAACTAAAAAAGTCAATCTAACTTAA
- a CDS encoding class II aldolase/adducin family protein, producing MTETLEELREKVALSCRILAMEGLVDETLGHVSARIPGENEMLIRCRGEEENGVRYTTVDAIRRVDFDGNGEDLQGIYQVPKELSIHGEIMKNRPEVGCVIHAHPPAALISGITNLPLRPIFGAFNIPAMRMALEGVPIFQRSYLVTRPELAAPLLEEMGDKHICLMKGHGITATGATIEEATINALNFNTLAKITLEVAKTGREAESISEEDIRELPDLGTKFNAKWVWRYYVKKLQEAEK from the coding sequence ATGACGGAAACATTAGAAGAACTTAGGGAAAAGGTAGCGTTATCTTGCCGCATATTAGCGATGGAAGGTCTTGTTGATGAGACTTTAGGCCATGTAAGTGCCAGAATTCCCGGCGAAAATGAAATGTTGATTCGCTGTAGGGGGGAAGAGGAAAACGGGGTAAGATATACAACTGTGGATGCGATTAGAAGGGTGGATTTCGATGGGAACGGGGAAGACCTTCAAGGAATCTATCAGGTTCCAAAGGAATTATCGATACATGGTGAAATTATGAAAAACAGGCCGGAGGTAGGCTGTGTCATTCATGCTCATCCACCGGCAGCGTTAATAAGCGGCATTACCAATCTTCCGCTCCGTCCGATCTTTGGAGCCTTTAATATCCCTGCAATGAGAATGGCTTTAGAGGGTGTTCCTATTTTTCAAAGGTCGTACCTTGTTACAAGACCTGAATTGGCAGCACCTTTGCTAGAAGAAATGGGAGATAAGCATATTTGTTTAATGAAGGGTCATGGTATCACGGCTACAGGAGCAACCATTGAAGAAGCGACCATCAATGCTTTGAATTTTAATACATTGGCGAAGATTACTTTGGAAGTGGCAAAGACAGGAAGGGAAGCCGAATCTATTTCTGAAGAGGATATCAGAGAGCTCCCTGACCTTGGGACAAAGTTTAATGCGAAATGGGTTTGGCGTTATTATGTGAAGAAGTTACAAGAGGCAGAAAAATAA
- a CDS encoding DMT family transporter — MLAIFALVLFSSNIIITKIASSRANMNLGFLISVGMNILFGSILLTVQLLFFSEEPIEWNTKGFFLFLLGGVFSTYLGRWFFFETIDKLGPTRASAFQTSNPLFTAVIAWLFLGEILHWTDVAAIVLILFGLFLVSFVPQVAAKQEAAAGREQQSPNHQLKQFVSIKWLIQSGILLAFLSSLSYALGNIVRGVAIQSWQEPILGGVLGAFAGFVLHTVTNKHTRHFFLELKKSDSIGIILFAISGCITITAQILVIASMHYIPISIANLITLSTPVLVTPVSYFLFKNQENVTAVTILGIILVLSGITLVIL; from the coding sequence ATGTTAGCCATCTTTGCTTTGGTTTTGTTTTCAAGCAATATTATCATTACAAAAATAGCTTCATCAAGAGCAAATATGAATCTAGGATTTCTCATTTCTGTTGGAATGAATATATTATTTGGCTCTATATTGCTTACAGTTCAGCTCTTATTTTTCAGTGAAGAGCCTATTGAATGGAATACGAAGGGATTTTTCCTCTTTTTGCTGGGTGGAGTTTTTAGTACTTATTTGGGACGATGGTTCTTCTTTGAAACGATCGACAAGCTTGGGCCGACAAGGGCAAGTGCTTTTCAAACCAGCAACCCATTATTTACGGCTGTCATTGCCTGGCTATTTCTCGGTGAAATCTTGCACTGGACCGATGTAGCGGCTATTGTTTTAATTCTTTTCGGATTATTTTTAGTTTCCTTTGTCCCGCAGGTGGCTGCCAAGCAGGAAGCAGCAGCAGGGAGAGAGCAACAATCACCTAATCATCAACTGAAACAGTTTGTATCGATTAAGTGGCTCATACAATCTGGAATATTGCTGGCATTTCTTAGTTCACTATCCTATGCACTAGGAAACATAGTCAGAGGGGTGGCGATTCAAAGCTGGCAGGAGCCTATTTTAGGCGGCGTTCTAGGGGCGTTCGCAGGTTTTGTATTACATACGGTTACGAACAAGCACACTAGACATTTTTTCTTAGAGCTTAAAAAGTCAGATTCCATTGGCATTATTTTGTTCGCTATAAGCGGCTGTATAACAATTACGGCACAAATACTAGTGATTGCGTCGATGCATTATATACCGATTTCAATCGCTAATCTTATTACCCTTTCGACGCCGGTGTTGGTTACACCTGTGAGTTATTTTCTTTTTAAAAATCAGGAAAATGTTACAGCCGTAACCATTCTAGGAATTATTCTTGTATTAAGTGGTATTACGCTTGTCATTTTATAA
- a CDS encoding V4R domain-containing protein encodes MRIFTFEDMKKIDRKKLGPSVPLELFRSVRLIGMYQGLPLKGKNTTITVGREIGKSLPVQSLDDVLSVFQELKIGVPHILHQTEHDLHIVIEDCFCKGLPFHEGHLVCDLEGAILEGAISMTYDGAVSVREVKCNVNGDEHCEYWVRFEQNRCTTI; translated from the coding sequence ATGCGAATTTTCACATTTGAAGATATGAAGAAAATAGACCGAAAAAAACTAGGGCCATCTGTTCCACTTGAGTTATTTCGCTCTGTCCGCTTAATTGGCATGTACCAAGGACTACCGCTCAAAGGAAAAAACACGACCATTACGGTTGGCAGAGAAATTGGAAAAAGCCTTCCCGTTCAGTCATTGGATGACGTATTATCTGTTTTTCAAGAATTAAAGATTGGTGTGCCACATATTCTCCATCAAACCGAACACGATTTACATATTGTTATTGAAGATTGCTTCTGTAAAGGACTTCCTTTTCATGAAGGTCATTTAGTTTGTGATTTAGAAGGTGCTATTTTAGAAGGTGCTATCTCTATGACATACGACGGGGCTGTAAGCGTACGAGAGGTAAAATGCAATGTTAATGGTGATGAGCATTGTGAATACTGGGTTCGATTTGAACAGAATAGATGTACAACTATCTAA
- a CDS encoding Gfo/Idh/MocA family protein, producing MPEQDGVINLGIVGLGIAGTSMIPAILEHPHIRLAGVATRNKERLEKFARDYQAETFFTINELCQSNTIDAIYIATPTEFHKDHVKIAAEAKKHIIVEKPLAVTLEEAEEMIRVAEENGVQLIVGHSHSFEPPIQKMQEIIDSGELGKVTMIHNWYYNDWLYRPRTPEELKTELGGGVTYRQGAHQFDIIRLLGGGQVRSVRAVTGVCDPARPTEGNHTIFLEFENGIAATAVYNGYDHFHTTELTYDIGEGGPLQKATQYGASRRAIKEAGSQNQEAALKTEAGYGGKRAKNYDGAEKHHPFFGLTIVSCEKGVIRQHPDGLLVYGEDKKYIVPISKKETGRLNVLQELYLAVVKQEKPIHDGHWARANLEVCIKALQSSKERRELLLQYQVPVVDEVGVK from the coding sequence ATGCCTGAACAAGATGGGGTTATTAATTTAGGTATAGTAGGACTTGGTATTGCCGGTACCTCGATGATACCAGCTATTTTGGAGCATCCGCATATTAGATTGGCAGGAGTGGCTACACGTAACAAAGAAAGATTGGAAAAGTTTGCCCGGGATTATCAGGCTGAAACATTTTTTACGATAAATGAATTGTGTCAGAGTAACACGATTGATGCCATCTATATAGCGACACCTACTGAATTCCACAAGGATCATGTAAAAATTGCTGCTGAAGCGAAGAAGCATATTATTGTTGAAAAACCATTAGCGGTGACGCTTGAAGAAGCAGAGGAAATGATTAGGGTGGCAGAAGAAAACGGTGTCCAGCTGATAGTGGGCCATTCACATAGTTTTGAACCGCCCATCCAAAAAATGCAGGAAATTATTGATAGCGGCGAGCTTGGTAAGGTGACGATGATACATAATTGGTATTACAATGATTGGCTGTATCGTCCGAGAACTCCAGAAGAGCTTAAGACAGAGCTTGGTGGAGGTGTCACCTACCGGCAGGGAGCCCATCAATTTGATATTATTCGTCTATTAGGCGGTGGACAGGTAAGAAGCGTCCGTGCGGTAACAGGTGTATGTGATCCAGCACGGCCAACGGAAGGGAATCATACCATCTTTTTAGAATTTGAAAATGGCATTGCTGCAACGGCGGTTTATAATGGCTATGATCATTTTCATACAACAGAATTAACCTATGATATCGGAGAAGGTGGACCGCTGCAAAAAGCTACCCAATATGGTGCATCCCGTAGAGCCATCAAAGAAGCTGGGTCACAAAATCAGGAGGCTGCCTTAAAGACTGAGGCCGGCTATGGAGGTAAGCGGGCTAAAAATTATGATGGAGCGGAAAAACATCATCCTTTCTTTGGCTTAACCATTGTTAGCTGTGAAAAGGGAGTAATCCGTCAGCATCCAGACGGTCTGCTTGTTTATGGAGAGGATAAGAAATATATTGTACCGATTTCAAAAAAAGAAACAGGACGCTTGAATGTTTTGCAGGAGCTTTATCTGGCAGTTGTCAAACAAGAAAAGCCTATCCATGATGGTCATTGGGCTAGAGCCAATTTAGAAGTATGCATAAAAGCGCTTCAATCCTCGAAGGAAAGAAGAGAGTTACTGTTACAGTATCAGGTGCCTGTTGTTGATGAAGTAGGTGTTAAGTAA
- a CDS encoding aromatic ring-hydroxylating dioxygenase subunit alpha: MLTQEQNKTLTQVGADTPMGELLRRYWHPIAASTEVEKIGTTKKVKLLGEELVLFRDKSNNLGLVGDRCAHRGVSLEYGFPTECGIRCQYHGWLYDRLGQCTEQPNEPETSNFKNKIKIAGYEVKELGGLVFAYMGPAPAPELPKWDLFVKDNVVRTIGFAVIPCNWLQIMENSLDPTHLEWLHGHYFEHVFEQQGRPQEEWKITKHHLKIGFDEFDWGIIKRRVLEGQTEENEDWAIGHPIVFPSMLRVGDSGAHSFQIRVPMDDENTLHFWYTCFVPKDGVEVPDDYPISFYECPITDENGKYVVDYIDGQDMMAWITQGTIADRTTERLGTSDKGIIMYRRMLQRELKKMENGEDPKCVIRDPELNDYIELPQEENKFSEGGLLSGVAKEWNTRYAPNLDEIIEICKGGKVTSNL, encoded by the coding sequence ATGTTAACTCAAGAACAAAACAAAACTTTGACACAGGTTGGTGCTGATACACCAATGGGAGAATTATTAAGAAGATATTGGCATCCGATTGCCGCAAGTACAGAGGTTGAAAAAATTGGCACAACAAAAAAAGTAAAGCTTCTTGGCGAAGAATTAGTTTTATTCCGTGACAAATCAAACAACTTAGGATTAGTTGGTGATAGATGTGCTCACAGGGGTGTATCACTTGAATATGGTTTTCCAACTGAGTGTGGAATTCGCTGTCAATATCACGGCTGGTTATATGATCGATTAGGTCAATGTACAGAACAACCGAATGAACCGGAAACCAGTAATTTCAAAAATAAAATCAAAATTGCCGGTTATGAAGTAAAGGAATTGGGGGGCTTAGTGTTTGCTTATATGGGCCCTGCCCCTGCACCAGAGCTACCAAAATGGGATTTATTTGTAAAGGATAATGTGGTTCGTACAATTGGTTTCGCCGTTATTCCTTGTAACTGGCTTCAAATCATGGAAAACTCCCTAGATCCAACACACTTAGAATGGCTGCACGGACATTATTTCGAGCATGTGTTTGAGCAGCAGGGTAGACCACAGGAGGAATGGAAAATTACGAAGCACCACTTAAAAATCGGATTTGATGAATTTGACTGGGGAATTATTAAAAGGCGTGTGCTAGAAGGCCAAACGGAAGAAAATGAAGATTGGGCGATTGGACATCCAATTGTATTTCCATCGATGCTTCGTGTAGGGGATAGCGGTGCACATTCATTCCAAATCCGTGTTCCAATGGATGATGAAAATACTTTGCATTTCTGGTATACATGCTTTGTTCCAAAGGATGGCGTAGAGGTGCCTGACGATTATCCAATTTCATTTTATGAATGTCCAATTACTGATGAAAATGGAAAGTATGTCGTTGATTACATTGACGGACAGGATATGATGGCATGGATTACCCAAGGAACAATTGCTGATAGGACAACAGAAAGATTAGGCACTTCTGATAAGGGCATTATTATGTATCGACGGATGCTGCAGCGAGAATTAAAGAAGATGGAAAATGGTGAAGATCCAAAATGTGTGATTCGCGATCCAGAATTAAATGATTATATTGAGCTTCCGCAAGAGGAAAACAAGTTTAGTGAAGGCGGTTTATTATCTGGAGTAGCAAAGGAATGGAATACACGATATGCCCCCAATTTGGATGAAATCATAGAGATTTGTAAAGGTGGAAAAGTTACTTCCAATCTGTAA
- a CDS encoding TAXI family TRAP transporter solute-binding subunit, whose protein sequence is MKKLVKGLAILSTSLMLLAGCGGEKTEESSAKATDNTMKVTIAGGSAGGLWSTVGEGIGETIKREHPGTTFTYQPGQDGANILTVTSGQANFGIVSAAAAKWAYNGENPYPNKIEKVRTVAFLHPMPYHFTVSEDSGIESIEQIVNEKLPTVLSVNTKDSPMEISNRVVFDAYGTSYEEIEKNGGKIQYTAISKANDQIKDNKMDGTISPLPTPAGSLMELNSSKPIKVLPLSDKAIKQLEEELEAKPYTIEAGTYPFAEEDIPTVSIDTILITSADTSEEMVYNLTKAMYENLDYLYTVHKSFEAMTAETIADVTGAPLHPGAEKFYKEAGILK, encoded by the coding sequence ATGAAGAAACTCGTAAAAGGCTTAGCCATTTTATCAACATCACTCATGCTTCTAGCAGGCTGTGGCGGAGAAAAAACAGAAGAAAGCTCGGCGAAGGCAACTGACAATACAATGAAAGTAACGATTGCCGGCGGTTCAGCAGGGGGATTGTGGAGTACAGTTGGGGAAGGAATTGGAGAAACCATTAAGAGAGAGCATCCAGGTACTACCTTTACGTATCAGCCAGGACAGGATGGGGCAAATATCTTAACCGTAACATCTGGACAAGCTAATTTTGGGATTGTTAGTGCTGCTGCAGCAAAATGGGCATATAACGGGGAGAATCCTTATCCAAATAAAATTGAAAAGGTGAGGACCGTTGCTTTTCTGCATCCAATGCCCTATCATTTCACCGTTAGTGAGGATTCAGGAATTGAGTCAATCGAGCAAATCGTAAATGAAAAATTACCTACGGTTTTATCTGTTAACACGAAGGATTCACCAATGGAAATATCCAATCGCGTAGTGTTTGACGCTTATGGGACAAGCTATGAGGAAATCGAAAAAAATGGGGGAAAAATCCAGTATACAGCCATTTCAAAAGCAAATGACCAAATTAAAGATAATAAAATGGATGGTACCATCTCTCCGCTTCCAACACCGGCAGGCAGTTTAATGGAGCTAAATTCAAGTAAGCCAATTAAAGTGCTTCCGCTTTCGGATAAAGCAATCAAACAATTGGAAGAGGAATTAGAAGCAAAGCCATATACGATTGAAGCAGGTACGTATCCATTTGCAGAAGAAGATATTCCAACCGTGTCCATTGATACAATCCTAATAACAAGTGCGGATACATCTGAAGAAATGGTGTATAACTTAACGAAAGCAATGTATGAGAACTTAGATTATCTGTATACCGTTCACAAATCCTTTGAAGCAATGACAGCTGAAACGATTGCGGATGTAACAGGGGCTCCTTTGCACCCAGGTGCGGAAAAGTTTTATAAAGAAGCAGGTATTTTGAAGTAA
- a CDS encoding HAD-IA family hydrolase, whose product MMFDFDGTLADSSDVFMKAWNTYAEQYDFLPVVKEDLILTRNMTIQQRAKQFRFPMRKLPMILPKIYRYFKENMNDVKLFDGIKEMLDTLAEKGYHITILSSNAKENIELLLEREQIDSVSQVLSSSKLFGKDTVIKRFLKQQQLQSEQLLYVGDEVRDIIACNKVSVPFTWVSWGLDGLELVAKEEPKYIVHTREELLETLLQHSVVIEN is encoded by the coding sequence GTGATGTTTGATTTTGATGGTACATTAGCCGATTCAAGCGATGTTTTTATGAAGGCCTGGAATACATATGCGGAGCAATACGATTTTCTTCCTGTTGTGAAGGAGGATTTGATCTTAACAAGAAATATGACCATTCAGCAGAGAGCGAAGCAATTTCGCTTTCCTATGCGTAAGTTACCGATGATATTACCTAAAATTTATCGCTATTTTAAAGAAAATATGAATGATGTAAAGCTGTTTGACGGGATAAAAGAAATGCTTGATACACTCGCAGAAAAGGGCTATCACATTACGATCCTGTCGTCCAACGCAAAGGAAAATATTGAGTTACTGTTAGAGCGGGAGCAAATAGATTCTGTTTCACAGGTGCTGAGCTCTAGTAAATTATTTGGCAAGGATACGGTCATCAAGAGGTTTTTGAAGCAGCAGCAGCTTCAGTCTGAACAGCTATTGTATGTGGGGGATGAAGTGCGGGACATTATAGCCTGCAACAAAGTCAGCGTTCCGTTTACGTGGGTCAGCTGGGGCTTAGATGGCTTGGAATTGGTCGCGAAGGAAGAACCCAAATATATTGTACATACACGGGAGGAGTTACTAGAAACCTTACTGCAGCATTCCGTTGTAATTGAAAATTAA
- a CDS encoding aldehyde dehydrogenase family protein: MSSVVQSTKDWAALKEKLLHREWKMLIGGNLVGSVSGTTYITYSPSTGEFLADIPFAQKEDVELAVEAAKQAFEVWKKVPPLERAKKLKVLIEEFKKHADEYAVLDAVDGGNPVSAMVSDVQLAADMMEYTVGLATEIKGETIPSTGSNWHLTKREPYGVIGRIIPYNHPIMFAASKIVAPLIAGNTVVLKAPDQCPLSSLLFAELCQELLPAGVVNIITGDGRTTGDALVRNKEIKRIALIGSVETGKTVLKSSAEVGIKHLSLELGGKNAMIVFPDADLSKAVEGAVRGMNFMWCQGQSCGSTSRLFLHEDIQDEFILRLINRINELNIGLPIDPDTEMGCLVSQAQYDKVMHYIETAKEEGADLIYGGGKPKGDQFKDGFFVEPTVFKDVTENMKIFTDEIFGPVLSIISWENKEDVFRQANKLPYGLTASVWTNHFPTAIETVDRIEAGFVWVNGSSRHFIGVPYQGYKNSGIGSEEGLEEILSYTQVKTVNFMVE; the protein is encoded by the coding sequence ATGAGTAGTGTTGTACAATCAACTAAAGATTGGGCCGCATTAAAAGAAAAGCTATTACATCGAGAGTGGAAGATGCTGATAGGCGGAAATCTAGTTGGTTCTGTTAGTGGGACGACTTATATAACCTATAGTCCCTCAACGGGCGAGTTTCTTGCTGATATTCCATTCGCCCAAAAGGAAGATGTTGAATTAGCTGTTGAAGCAGCTAAGCAGGCTTTCGAGGTTTGGAAAAAGGTTCCTCCGTTAGAGCGGGCAAAGAAGTTAAAAGTGTTAATAGAAGAGTTCAAAAAGCATGCAGATGAGTATGCAGTCCTGGATGCAGTAGACGGTGGAAATCCGGTTTCTGCCATGGTATCAGATGTTCAGCTTGCAGCAGATATGATGGAATATACCGTAGGATTAGCAACTGAAATCAAAGGGGAAACGATTCCTTCAACAGGTTCTAATTGGCATCTGACAAAAAGAGAACCCTATGGAGTGATTGGGAGAATCATTCCCTATAATCATCCAATTATGTTTGCAGCGTCTAAGATTGTTGCCCCGCTTATTGCTGGAAATACAGTAGTCCTAAAAGCTCCTGATCAGTGTCCGCTATCATCACTTTTATTTGCAGAGCTATGCCAAGAGCTTTTACCAGCAGGGGTCGTGAATATCATAACAGGTGATGGAAGAACAACTGGTGATGCTTTGGTACGGAACAAAGAAATTAAACGGATTGCGTTAATCGGCAGTGTAGAAACTGGAAAGACGGTTTTAAAGTCGTCTGCAGAGGTGGGTATTAAGCACCTATCTTTGGAGTTGGGCGGAAAAAATGCGATGATTGTTTTTCCAGATGCAGATCTTTCAAAAGCAGTGGAGGGAGCTGTTCGTGGGATGAACTTTATGTGGTGTCAAGGTCAATCCTGTGGAAGCACGTCCCGGTTATTCTTACATGAAGATATTCAAGATGAATTCATTCTGCGATTGATAAATAGAATAAACGAATTGAACATAGGTCTTCCAATTGACCCTGATACAGAGATGGGGTGCCTTGTTTCACAAGCTCAATATGACAAAGTAATGCATTATATTGAAACTGCTAAAGAAGAAGGGGCCGATTTGATTTATGGCGGTGGGAAACCTAAAGGGGATCAATTTAAAGATGGGTTCTTTGTCGAGCCGACAGTGTTCAAGGATGTAACAGAAAATATGAAAATTTTTACGGATGAGATTTTTGGCCCGGTATTATCGATAATCAGCTGGGAAAATAAAGAAGATGTCTTCCGTCAAGCCAATAAACTACCATATGGCTTAACCGCTTCTGTTTGGACCAATCATTTTCCCACAGCGATTGAAACCGTTGATAGGATAGAAGCGGGATTCGTCTGGGTGAATGGAAGCTCAAGACATTTTATTGGTGTTCCTTACCAAGGATATAAGAATAGCGGTATTGGCTCTGAAGAAGGGCTGGAAGAAATCTTAAGCTATACACAGGTGAAAACGGTCAATTTTATGGTAGAGTGA